Proteins from a single region of Candidatus Latescibacter sp.:
- a CDS encoding carboxypeptidase-like regulatory domain-containing protein, with translation MKIKLSPVLSGIPILFIIFSGCGKKTVGNDEIQQGSSGITVTVQHDSGRLLPGFEISTQPATMRIFSDSTGYAALVNIPKGTYEVSVKKADFPVFSKAATVDIGEIQKILFTYIPTVNVSIYDDTGRSCPGAKILTKPPTFEFVTNQNGIAICNNMPQTPLQFTIKRANYADTILEVPSLKPTVDLVVASASPIITIISPIHDTVIPSPSNVKLTGGGYDLEDGVLPDSSLAWFSDRDGRLGSGQTLIVPYLSPGSHKITLQGTDSDKKTSQTTIPVTVKDFQLNSYFPIPSGETWSYRYMIPEFYIANQDKNSEFWSLQNISVRIDGFQRITELYWDVTVQQVVTHRRLTLTDYLEVENGNIYIIKTTENTKEWKGIMPPYLTMDVTTSYTPRYLFLKNTTDVQAEKHYESTVQSETIWSYIYYSEVSENYHEINILTTSIQVEDEKSIQTDKGIFSAVNLTITQKNAVKKWSLTKGIGLVRTEDNAFNPSAVAVLRDASIYRFYTLPAQKTVIEPALNPIPPQHLNFEIDRTSFESMRAFEKFLVGFCPR, from the coding sequence ATGAAAATAAAGCTGTCCCCGGTACTATCCGGGATACCGATTCTATTTATCATTTTTTCCGGCTGCGGGAAAAAAACAGTGGGAAACGATGAAATACAGCAGGGTTCTTCCGGCATTACCGTAACCGTGCAGCATGATTCCGGACGTCTTTTGCCCGGATTCGAAATATCGACTCAACCTGCTACCATGCGTATCTTCAGCGATTCAACAGGATATGCCGCTCTTGTCAACATACCGAAAGGCACTTATGAGGTATCGGTTAAAAAAGCCGACTTCCCGGTTTTTTCCAAAGCAGCTACAGTAGATATAGGAGAAATCCAAAAAATACTCTTTACCTATATCCCCACGGTAAATGTGTCCATTTATGATGACACCGGCCGTTCCTGCCCAGGCGCCAAAATACTGACCAAACCGCCGACCTTCGAGTTTGTTACCAACCAGAATGGGATTGCCATTTGCAATAACATGCCGCAGACGCCTCTCCAATTCACCATCAAACGGGCAAACTATGCCGATACCATACTGGAGGTACCTTCTTTAAAACCGACAGTTGATCTGGTGGTGGCATCCGCTTCACCAATAATCACTATCATCTCTCCCATCCACGATACTGTAATCCCCAGCCCCAGCAATGTTAAACTTACGGGAGGAGGGTACGATCTGGAAGATGGTGTTCTGCCCGACAGCTCGCTGGCCTGGTTTTCCGACCGGGATGGCAGACTGGGTTCCGGGCAGACGCTTATTGTTCCCTATCTTTCTCCGGGCAGCCATAAAATTACTTTGCAGGGAACCGATTCTGATAAAAAAACAAGCCAAACGACTATTCCGGTAACAGTGAAGGATTTTCAGTTGAATTCTTATTTCCCCATTCCTTCCGGCGAGACCTGGAGTTATCGATACATGATTCCCGAATTTTATATTGCCAACCAGGATAAAAACTCTGAATTCTGGTCACTCCAGAACATAAGCGTTCGAATAGATGGATTTCAAAGAATAACCGAACTCTACTGGGATGTTACTGTTCAACAGGTAGTCACCCATCGCCGTCTCACCTTGACAGACTATCTGGAAGTTGAAAACGGGAATATTTATATTATAAAAACCACCGAGAATACTAAAGAATGGAAAGGCATCATGCCGCCTTACCTTACCATGGATGTTACTACTTCCTATACTCCCCGATACCTTTTCCTTAAAAATACAACGGATGTTCAGGCAGAAAAGCATTACGAATCTACGGTGCAGTCGGAAACGATATGGAGTTACATTTACTATTCTGAAGTATCCGAGAACTACCATGAGATAAATATTCTCACTACTTCTATCCAGGTGGAAGATGAAAAGAGCATACAAACCGATAAAGGCATTTTCAGCGCAGTGAATCTCACCATCACACAAAAAAATGCGGTAAAAAAATGGTCATTGACCAAGGGCATCGGCCTGGTACGCACCGAGGACAACGCCTTCAATCCCAGCGCTGTAGCAGTGCTCCGTGATGCCAGCATTTACCGGTTTTACACTCTTCCTGCCCAGAAGACGGTTATCGAGCCGGCGCTCAACCCCATCCCCCCTCAACATCTGAATTTCGAGATAGACCGAACCAGCTTTGAAAGCATGAGAGCTTTCGAGAAATTCCTTGTCGGGTTTTGCCCCCGGTAA
- a CDS encoding NTP transferase domain-containing protein gives MEKIGRLSLLASFSCRAKKGADTSSNSCSHTQVYEYSPESGERVLLVLSGSNNANLINYLYCFAPELYAALCCCLDRGNLFLDLDGMEAATADGEDDNPDTRALLEGLAAVALFPKREVNLEAAQGMVSVILCGGKGSRMRSKELHKVCFPIAGRPAVNRLLDQLETAGVHEHVVVVGEKGLQIVREIAEIRDNAAFVYQINENGTGNAAKQAAYLLQSQGYKGNVLVVLGDKVLEETATERMLHIFRESGADVAVMVADKRFWPDGGRMVYDRMGRPVDIVEKRDVQKILLSERFLNLAGEMERIPACRLLEEILAVLPSDSKARPMFPELMERLDSGEDLDRSELDALIPKTSRKYVYEANGRQIEMSGEELERMCNTINQAVYLFTSEAFYRRIFSLGTDNAQKEEYLTDVIRLLARDSERHWKIIPVPVRDKNEVLSFNNPEELLHIEEYYNTKEANLTFREQAYARIDEELRKRALRPVTEWVRILEEFGPEVRAVFGKIYGVNTDLHRERREVYLKTLRKFIRVYGAHHPVIISRSPGRINLMGRHVDHRGGYTNYMAINCEVVLAAGVRNDDVIEIHNVDSRNFRPRNFSIGSELSRLPWDEWLNMINSEKVLEMIRSSSGDWSNYFRAAALRLQEKFKGRLLFGFNGVLSGNIPLAAGLSSSSAVVVTAAEALTFINGLAIAPSDFVDLCGEGEWFLGTRGGSGDHTALKFAEKGSIIHMGFHPVRIESVAPFPEGYALFILQSHQSPRKPENAMQIYNEKVAAYEAAQALVKSRYPLFQERIVHFRDINSEHLGLKPHEIYDILIDLPERITRSDLMTAIQGEDRERLEKVFTSHHEPEGGYEVRRVALFGLAEIRRARLIPELLQAGNMEGTGRLMNFSHDGDRVSRMNGLERVNYDNSCPDEYIASLKNRLAACDPTAELHLQPGGYGCSTPLIDEMVDTALSIPGVIGAQLSGAGLGGCIMALVKEESAESFRKIMIDAFYRKYNLPHSVEKCFPIEGSGVVAL, from the coding sequence GCGCCTTTCCCTGCTTGCGTCATTTTCCTGCAGGGCAAAAAAGGGAGCGGATACTTCCTCCAATTCCTGCTCTCATACTCAGGTATATGAGTATTCTCCTGAAAGCGGTGAAAGGGTTCTGTTAGTGCTTTCCGGGAGTAACAACGCGAACCTGATAAACTACCTCTATTGTTTCGCTCCGGAACTATATGCCGCGCTCTGCTGTTGTCTGGATAGGGGGAATCTTTTCCTCGATCTCGATGGCATGGAAGCAGCCACAGCCGATGGCGAGGACGACAATCCTGATACCCGGGCGCTTTTGGAGGGGCTTGCCGCCGTCGCGCTCTTCCCGAAACGAGAGGTGAATCTGGAGGCCGCGCAGGGGATGGTTTCGGTTATCCTCTGCGGAGGGAAAGGTTCACGGATGCGCTCGAAAGAACTTCACAAGGTTTGCTTCCCCATTGCAGGACGGCCTGCAGTCAACCGCCTTTTAGACCAGCTTGAGACTGCGGGAGTGCATGAGCACGTCGTAGTAGTTGGTGAAAAGGGACTGCAGATAGTCCGTGAGATTGCGGAAATACGGGACAATGCGGCCTTCGTATACCAGATTAACGAGAACGGCACCGGAAACGCTGCCAAACAAGCCGCATACCTGCTCCAGTCTCAGGGTTACAAAGGAAACGTGCTCGTTGTATTGGGGGACAAGGTATTGGAGGAAACTGCGACCGAGCGTATGCTGCACATTTTCCGGGAGAGCGGGGCAGATGTAGCGGTCATGGTGGCGGACAAGCGGTTCTGGCCTGATGGGGGGAGAATGGTGTATGACCGCATGGGAAGGCCGGTTGACATCGTGGAGAAGCGCGATGTGCAGAAGATACTCCTCTCTGAACGCTTCCTTAATCTCGCCGGGGAGATGGAACGGATACCTGCCTGCCGGCTCCTTGAAGAAATCCTCGCAGTGCTGCCTTCTGATTCAAAAGCGAGGCCGATGTTCCCGGAGCTCATGGAGCGCCTCGATTCCGGGGAAGATCTCGACCGCAGTGAACTCGATGCGCTCATCCCTAAAACGAGTCGAAAATATGTTTATGAAGCGAACGGCAGGCAGATAGAAATGAGCGGTGAGGAACTGGAGCGGATGTGCAACACGATAAACCAGGCAGTTTACCTTTTCACCTCAGAGGCGTTCTATCGCCGGATATTCTCTCTGGGAACGGATAACGCCCAAAAGGAGGAATATCTGACTGATGTAATCCGCCTCCTTGCCCGCGACTCCGAACGACACTGGAAAATCATCCCTGTACCGGTGCGGGACAAGAATGAGGTATTGTCATTCAACAACCCTGAGGAACTCCTCCATATCGAGGAGTATTACAACACCAAGGAAGCGAACCTCACTTTTCGGGAGCAGGCCTATGCACGTATCGATGAGGAGCTCCGTAAACGGGCGCTCCGTCCGGTGACCGAGTGGGTTCGCATCCTTGAGGAGTTCGGCCCGGAAGTGCGGGCAGTCTTCGGGAAGATCTATGGAGTCAATACCGACCTGCACAGGGAGCGGCGAGAGGTCTATCTGAAGACCCTGCGGAAGTTCATCCGGGTATATGGCGCTCACCATCCGGTTATCATCTCACGGAGTCCTGGGCGGATCAACCTGATGGGCCGGCATGTGGATCACAGAGGTGGATACACGAATTACATGGCCATCAATTGCGAGGTAGTACTCGCGGCCGGGGTTAGAAACGACGATGTTATCGAAATCCACAACGTAGATTCCCGGAACTTCCGGCCTCGGAATTTTTCCATCGGCTCTGAACTCTCACGTCTCCCCTGGGACGAGTGGCTGAACATGATCAACTCGGAGAAAGTGCTGGAAATGATCCGGTCAAGCAGCGGGGACTGGTCAAACTACTTTCGTGCGGCGGCGCTCCGCCTCCAGGAAAAATTCAAAGGGCGGCTCCTCTTTGGCTTTAACGGTGTGCTCTCCGGTAATATTCCTCTCGCTGCGGGATTGAGCTCATCTTCAGCGGTTGTGGTAACCGCGGCGGAAGCGCTCACTTTCATCAACGGACTTGCCATCGCACCGAGCGACTTTGTGGACCTCTGCGGTGAGGGGGAATGGTTTCTCGGCACTCGCGGCGGGAGCGGGGATCACACAGCCCTTAAATTTGCGGAGAAAGGGAGTATTATTCATATGGGATTCCACCCCGTCCGCATTGAGAGTGTAGCGCCGTTCCCGGAGGGGTATGCGCTCTTCATTCTCCAGTCTCACCAGTCGCCAAGAAAACCCGAAAACGCCATGCAGATATACAATGAGAAAGTGGCCGCCTACGAAGCCGCTCAGGCTCTTGTGAAATCCCGTTACCCCCTGTTTCAAGAAAGAATTGTACACTTTCGGGACATCAATTCGGAGCATCTTGGACTAAAGCCGCATGAAATTTATGACATTCTCATTGACCTTCCTGAGCGTATCACCCGTTCCGATCTCATGACGGCTATCCAGGGCGAGGATCGAGAACGTTTGGAAAAGGTGTTTACTTCTCACCATGAGCCGGAGGGGGGTTATGAGGTGCGCCGGGTGGCGCTCTTCGGACTTGCCGAAATCCGGCGGGCGCGATTGATTCCGGAACTCCTGCAGGCGGGCAACATGGAAGGAACAGGTCGTCTCATGAATTTCTCTCATGATGGCGACCGGGTGAGCCGGATGAACGGATTGGAACGTGTAAACTACGACAATTCCTGTCCTGATGAGTATATAGCCTCGCTCAAAAACCGGTTGGCTGCATGCGATCCGACGGCTGAATTGCACCTGCAGCCGGGAGGGTATGGCTGTTCCACGCCGCTTATCGATGAGATGGTGGATACGGCGCTCTCCATACCGGGAGTTATCGGAGCGCAGCTGTCGGGTGCAGGATTGGGCGGATGCATCATGGCCCTGGTAAAGGAGGAATCCGCTGAGTCATTCCGGAAAATCATGATCGATGCCTTTTACCGGAAATACAATTTGCCTCACTCTGTGGAAAAATGCTTCCCCATCGAGGGATCGGGGGTAGTTGCATTATAA